The following proteins are co-located in the Maridesulfovibrio sp. genome:
- the rimM gene encoding ribosome maturation factor RimM (Essential for efficient processing of 16S rRNA) — protein sequence MEMLVVAEVVKPHGLKGEVCIESHADSPFLFDEVPCLYLAKKGQKPRRFVVRSSRKHKGRVLLTFKGVEDRDQAENLRGMEILVREADLPESGDDEVYMYELEGMSVELEDGTVVGTISNFILAPGQETWVISSAEGKEILFPAVEEFVLSVDLDTEKVVVDPPEGLLDIYLTEAGKKDNGKKKK from the coding sequence ATGGAAATGCTTGTAGTTGCCGAGGTGGTCAAACCACATGGTCTCAAGGGGGAAGTTTGCATCGAATCTCATGCGGACTCCCCTTTTCTCTTCGACGAGGTCCCCTGTCTGTATCTGGCTAAGAAAGGACAGAAGCCCCGTCGTTTTGTCGTGCGCTCTTCACGTAAACACAAAGGGCGCGTGCTTTTGACCTTCAAGGGTGTTGAAGACCGTGATCAGGCCGAAAACCTGCGCGGTATGGAAATCCTTGTGCGTGAGGCTGATCTTCCCGAATCCGGGGATGACGAAGTTTACATGTACGAACTTGAAGGTATGAGCGTCGAACTTGAAGACGGGACCGTGGTTGGAACCATTTCGAACTTTATTCTTGCCCCCGGGCAGGAAACATGGGTGATCTCTTCTGCAGAGGGTAAGGAAATTCTTTTTCCCGCTGTTGAAGAATTTGTTTTGTCTGTTGATCTGGACACGGAGAAGGTTGTTGTGGACCCGCCCGAAGGGCTGCTCGACATCTACCTGACCGAGGCCGGTAAGAAAGATAACGGGAAGAAAAAGAAATAG
- the rpsP gene encoding 30S ribosomal protein S16, with the protein MAIKLRLTRMGSKKRPFYRIVAINSETRRDGRPLDFCGYYNPMVEPVEVKIDKEKVEKWLERGAEPSDTVKSLLKANS; encoded by the coding sequence ATGGCTATTAAACTTAGACTGACCCGTATGGGCTCCAAAAAACGCCCTTTTTACAGAATCGTAGCAATCAACAGCGAAACCAGACGTGACGGTCGTCCTTTGGACTTCTGCGGTTACTACAACCCTATGGTTGAGCCTGTTGAAGTTAAAATTGACAAGGAAAAAGTAGAGAAGTGGCTTGAGAGAGGCGCTGAGCCTAGCGATACCGTTAAATCTCTCCTCAAAGCAAATTCCTAG
- the trmD gene encoding tRNA (guanosine(37)-N1)-methyltransferase TrmD, whose product MKFNLVTLFPEFFDSPLSHGLMGKGVEKGIVSFNRIDPREFTTDRHKSVDDRPYGGGPGMVMFIDPIAKALDTVGIKPSMEGGCPKGIRLIMLSPKGKPLTQKMAVELSKEEELTLVCGRYEGIDARFEEIFPVETISVGDFVLNGGEAGAMCLIEAVARLLPDFMGHSESGTEESFSSGLLEYPHYTRPPEFDGHAVPEVLSSGNHALIEEWRRKKSLDETLDARPELLAEAEGLKKDDVRYLRTIPRKRLGKNLYLTLVHYPVLNKFGEKAAVSLTNLDIHDMSRVSRSYSISGFFAVTPIEDQKKLAERIISHWTSGPGSKFNPDRAAAFSKVGVKDSLQDVVEHIESGTGKKPILVTTSARGAGSTTMNRVREMLQDNPVLLVFGTGHGLAPEILDMAEGSLRPIRFMDGYNHLSVRSAVAITVDRLLGDAW is encoded by the coding sequence GTGAAATTTAATCTGGTTACACTCTTTCCGGAATTTTTTGATTCCCCGCTGTCGCACGGACTCATGGGTAAAGGCGTTGAAAAGGGCATAGTCTCTTTTAACAGGATCGATCCCCGCGAGTTTACAACAGACCGTCATAAATCTGTTGACGACCGCCCCTACGGCGGCGGGCCGGGCATGGTCATGTTTATTGATCCCATTGCCAAGGCCCTCGACACCGTAGGTATAAAGCCTTCCATGGAAGGTGGTTGCCCCAAGGGTATAAGGCTGATTATGCTTTCGCCCAAAGGCAAGCCGCTGACCCAGAAGATGGCGGTTGAGCTTTCCAAGGAAGAGGAGCTGACCCTCGTCTGCGGAAGGTATGAGGGCATTGATGCCCGCTTTGAAGAAATTTTTCCCGTTGAAACAATCTCTGTAGGGGATTTCGTGCTCAACGGGGGCGAAGCCGGGGCCATGTGTCTTATTGAGGCTGTCGCCCGCCTACTGCCGGATTTTATGGGGCATTCCGAGTCCGGTACGGAGGAGAGCTTCTCTTCCGGTCTTCTGGAGTATCCGCACTATACCCGTCCCCCGGAATTTGACGGGCATGCTGTGCCGGAAGTACTCTCCTCAGGCAACCATGCTCTGATCGAAGAATGGAGGAGAAAAAAGTCTCTGGATGAGACCTTGGATGCCCGGCCGGAGCTTTTGGCCGAAGCAGAGGGGTTAAAAAAAGATGATGTGCGTTATTTGCGCACAATACCCCGAAAACGTTTGGGAAAAAATCTTTATTTGACCCTTGTGCACTATCCGGTGCTAAATAAATTTGGAGAAAAGGCCGCTGTTTCTTTGACAAACCTCGATATTCACGATATGTCCCGCGTTTCCCGCTCTTACTCAATTAGCGGATTTTTTGCGGTGACTCCAATCGAGGATCAGAAGAAATTGGCCGAGAGGATTATTTCTCACTGGACCTCGGGACCGGGAAGCAAGTTCAACCCGGATCGCGCTGCAGCTTTTTCCAAAGTAGGAGTAAAAGATTCCCTGCAAGATGTGGTGGAGCATATTGAGTCGGGAACGGGTAAGAAACCGATACTGGTGACCACCAGCGCGCGGGGCGCAGGCAGCACGACCATGAACAGGGTTCGTGAGATGCTGCAGGATAATCCCGTACTGTTGGTTTTCGGTACCGGACACGGGTTGGCTCCCGAAATTCTGGACATGGCAGAAGGCAGCTTACGGCCTATCAGGTTCATGGACGGATACAACCATCTATCAGTAAGAAGTGCGGTGGCGATCACGGTCGACAGGCTGTTGGGAGACGCCTGGTAG
- a CDS encoding (Fe-S)-binding protein, translating into MPVSEQLKKELQLVADECIDCGKCMTKCRFLAESGSPVSIALRALSSEEDADTVAIRSYACSTCGLCSAVCPVAAEPDRMFKELRNHAQANAIFRLDKYDPLLNYEKLGQRFPFKGEFIPENCRTVFFPGCTLPAMHPDATRIAYKIIKREEPTMGLVLNCCSKPSKMLGLKSRHEESLAGLIHRLERKGVKKILTACPNCHRTFKEFNSKLEIVSIYKRLKVSKFIPVRSNIKEVTVHDPCVTRNETDMHTTVRTLLKSVGIRVVEMRHNGTKTLCCGEGGATNFHKKSYADNWARKRINEAQRTGVPMVTYCAGCVNFLGYKYPTAHVLDVLLVKRKRIPKPVAFPFNYLNRLIFRFSKH; encoded by the coding sequence ATGCCTGTATCAGAACAACTAAAAAAAGAACTGCAACTCGTTGCTGATGAATGCATTGATTGCGGTAAGTGTATGACCAAGTGCCGCTTTCTGGCTGAAAGCGGCTCCCCTGTATCCATCGCCTTGCGGGCTCTTTCCTCTGAGGAAGACGCCGACACGGTGGCAATACGCTCCTATGCCTGCTCCACCTGCGGACTTTGCTCAGCGGTATGTCCTGTCGCAGCTGAGCCGGACCGCATGTTCAAGGAACTGCGCAACCATGCGCAGGCAAATGCCATTTTCCGTCTGGACAAATACGATCCGCTCCTGAATTACGAAAAGCTGGGGCAACGTTTTCCGTTCAAGGGGGAATTTATCCCTGAGAACTGCAGAACCGTCTTCTTCCCGGGCTGCACCCTTCCGGCAATGCACCCGGATGCGACCCGGATCGCATACAAGATAATCAAACGGGAAGAGCCGACCATGGGACTTGTTCTGAACTGCTGTTCCAAGCCATCCAAAATGCTGGGGCTCAAGAGCAGGCATGAAGAATCTCTTGCCGGACTGATCCATAGGTTGGAGCGCAAAGGAGTCAAAAAAATTCTGACCGCCTGCCCGAACTGCCACAGAACTTTCAAGGAATTTAATTCCAAACTGGAAATTGTCTCTATATATAAAAGACTGAAAGTTTCTAAATTTATCCCTGTCCGTTCCAATATCAAAGAAGTGACTGTCCACGATCCCTGCGTTACCCGCAATGAGACCGATATGCACACGACAGTGCGCACCTTGCTTAAATCCGTAGGGATCAGAGTAGTGGAAATGCGCCATAACGGCACTAAGACACTTTGCTGCGGTGAAGGGGGCGCGACCAATTTCCACAAGAAAAGCTACGCTGACAACTGGGCTCGAAAACGGATTAACGAAGCTCAAAGGACCGGAGTACCCATGGTCACCTATTGTGCGGGCTGCGTTAATTTCCTTGGCTACAAATATCCTACGGCCCATGTGCTCGATGTTCTACTGGTAAAACGCAAAAGAATCCCTAAACCGGTGGCGTTCCCATTTAATTACCTCAACCGGCTGATCTTCAGATTCAGCAAACATTGA
- the rplS gene encoding 50S ribosomal protein L19 — MSNVIAKIEREQMRIDMPAFKAGDTVKVHLRIIEGEKERIQVFQGAVLRYRRGTTNSTFTVRKISDGIGVERVFPVHSPYIERVEVVAEGKVRRSRIYYLRGLKGKAARIKSKQAW, encoded by the coding sequence ATGAGCAACGTAATTGCAAAGATCGAACGCGAACAGATGCGTATTGATATGCCCGCTTTCAAAGCTGGCGACACTGTAAAGGTACACCTGCGTATTATCGAAGGTGAAAAGGAACGTATCCAGGTTTTCCAGGGTGCTGTTCTGCGTTACCGTAGAGGTACCACCAACTCCACCTTCACCGTCCGCAAAATTTCTGACGGTATCGGCGTTGAGCGTGTTTTCCCCGTACACTCCCCCTACATCGAGCGTGTAGAGGTAGTTGCTGAGGGTAAAGTACGCCGCAGCCGCATCTACTACCTGCGTGGCCTTAAAGGTAAGGCTGCACGTATCAAGTCCAAACAGGCTTGGTAG
- a CDS encoding ribonuclease HII gives MSENLLPGFETEKLITAGIDEAGRGCLAGPVVAGAVILPEEYDLPGLTDSKKLDEAARDRLAVEIKKQAVCWALGVSRSQVVDQINILQATFRAMGRSVLHLKVRPQLLMVDGNKTIPVPYLNGVAGFRQEAVVKGDLKIPAISAASILAKTFRDKLMVQLAKRYAAYGFEIHKGYGTKVHLDALKEHGPCAVHRMTFKGVLPEKKKVRQESMCLPGI, from the coding sequence GTGTCTGAAAATTTATTGCCTGGTTTTGAAACTGAGAAACTCATAACAGCAGGAATTGACGAAGCAGGGCGGGGGTGTCTCGCTGGTCCTGTAGTTGCCGGAGCGGTTATTCTGCCTGAAGAATACGATCTGCCGGGACTGACTGATTCCAAGAAGCTGGATGAGGCTGCGCGGGATCGTCTGGCGGTTGAGATCAAGAAACAGGCTGTCTGCTGGGCGCTTGGTGTGAGCCGGTCGCAGGTAGTGGATCAGATTAATATCCTGCAGGCTACATTTCGGGCTATGGGGCGTTCTGTTCTACATCTGAAGGTCAGGCCTCAACTGCTTATGGTCGACGGCAATAAGACCATTCCTGTTCCGTATTTGAATGGTGTGGCAGGATTCAGGCAGGAAGCTGTGGTCAAGGGAGATTTGAAGATCCCGGCGATTTCTGCAGCATCCATTTTGGCCAAAACTTTTCGTGATAAGCTGATGGTTCAGCTGGCGAAGCGGTATGCAGCCTATGGATTTGAAATTCATAAGGGCTACGGGACCAAGGTGCATCTGGATGCCCTTAAGGAACACGGCCCTTGTGCCGTGCACCGTATGACCTTTAAGGGCGTGCTGCCTGAGAAGAAGAAAGTCAGGCAGGAGAGCATGTGTCTCCCCGGCATTTAG
- a CDS encoding KH domain-containing protein, with amino-acid sequence MLKDLVEYIAKSLVDNPDEVVVTEIEGEQTSVIELKVAKEDLGKVIGKQGRTARAMRTLLGAASTKVRKRSVLEILE; translated from the coding sequence ATGTTGAAGGATTTAGTAGAATACATCGCGAAATCGCTTGTTGACAATCCGGATGAAGTAGTTGTCACCGAGATCGAAGGGGAGCAGACTTCCGTAATCGAACTCAAGGTCGCTAAAGAAGACCTCGGTAAGGTTATCGGTAAGCAGGGACGCACCGCGCGTGCCATGAGAACCCTGCTCGGTGCTGCATCAACCAAGGTGAGAAAACGCTCTGTTCTGGAAATTCTGGAATAA
- a CDS encoding OB-fold protein, producing MPNIVKAEEFHLVDPMGRLRSKIYISNEGKVVADVYDSTGQLNNRVDLQKNLNSGPTAHQNVAPHQKETLGAWHARIANEVKLTQSKLHVGSYKLYIDFVENNTMASGKYQNEVIEVSGEIVDVSTKGFGDLHVGLKGISNFTAEVICHFTEDQIPVVSNLKPGVKVRIKGKCTEYVNKRVKIWGCQLL from the coding sequence ATGCCCAACATCGTCAAGGCGGAAGAATTTCATCTTGTTGACCCCATGGGAAGACTAAGATCAAAAATATATATTTCAAATGAAGGTAAAGTTGTTGCCGATGTCTATGATTCAACCGGCCAACTGAATAACCGGGTAGACCTGCAGAAAAACCTTAATTCAGGTCCCACAGCCCACCAGAATGTCGCCCCCCACCAAAAAGAAACTCTCGGGGCATGGCATGCGCGCATCGCCAACGAGGTCAAACTGACTCAATCCAAGCTCCATGTGGGATCATACAAGCTCTACATTGATTTTGTAGAGAACAACACCATGGCCAGTGGCAAATATCAGAATGAAGTCATTGAAGTTTCCGGCGAAATAGTAGATGTTTCTACCAAAGGTTTCGGCGATCTGCATGTAGGACTCAAAGGAATTTCAAATTTTACCGCCGAAGTCATATGTCATTTTACCGAAGACCAGATTCCGGTAGTCAGCAACCTAAAGCCGGGCGTAAAAGTGCGTATCAAAGGGAAATGCACTGAATACGTCAACAAGAGGGTGAAAATATGGGGGTGCCAGTTGCTGTAG
- the ffh gene encoding signal recognition particle protein, which produces MFDSLSDRLSEAFKNFKGQGRLDEKNIQAGLREVRLALLEADVNYKVVKDFVEKVKERALGQEVQKSLSPGQQVIKVVNDELTELLGGEQEGLQLAKGKLSKIMMVGLQGSGKTTSSAKIALYLRRKKFKPYLVPADVYRPAAIDQLHVLAKQLDMPAYPSTTEMNPVDICRDAMVKAEEAGCDVLLFDTAGRLHIDEPLMEELASIKAECSPDEILFVADAMTGQDAVNVASTFDDKLDVTGVVLTKMDGDARGGAALSIKSVTGKSVKFVGVGEKLSELELFYPDRAASRILGMGDVLSLIEKAQSVMEEGEAEKLTEKFRKAEFDLEDFRTQMRRMKKIGSMGSIMKMIPGLGGLTKQLGDMEIPDKELNRIEAIISSMTMHERRQPKLINPSRRQRIAKGSGVKLEEVNQMLKNFEQMSKMMKKMMGGKGGKGKMPKMPNLPGMPGLGGGAGMPGMPGMEGLEGMEGMGGMPQPSKAKSKKTLQARKKKKLNKQTRKKKKK; this is translated from the coding sequence TTGTTTGACAGCCTATCAGATAGACTTTCCGAAGCCTTTAAAAATTTCAAAGGGCAGGGACGGTTGGATGAAAAGAACATCCAGGCCGGACTGCGCGAAGTGCGCCTTGCCCTTCTCGAAGCGGACGTAAACTACAAGGTCGTTAAAGACTTTGTGGAAAAGGTAAAGGAGCGCGCTCTCGGGCAGGAGGTCCAGAAATCCCTTTCTCCCGGACAGCAGGTAATCAAAGTCGTTAACGATGAGCTTACTGAGCTGCTCGGCGGTGAGCAGGAAGGACTGCAGCTCGCTAAGGGCAAGCTTTCCAAAATTATGATGGTCGGCCTTCAGGGTTCCGGTAAGACCACTTCTTCCGCCAAGATTGCCTTGTATCTGCGGCGCAAGAAGTTCAAGCCCTACCTTGTCCCTGCCGACGTCTACCGTCCCGCTGCGATTGACCAGCTTCATGTGCTGGCCAAACAGCTGGATATGCCGGCCTACCCGTCCACTACGGAAATGAACCCCGTGGACATCTGCCGTGACGCTATGGTCAAGGCTGAAGAGGCCGGTTGTGATGTTCTGCTTTTTGATACAGCCGGACGACTGCATATTGATGAGCCTCTGATGGAAGAACTTGCCTCCATCAAGGCTGAATGCTCTCCGGATGAAATCCTTTTCGTGGCGGACGCAATGACAGGGCAGGACGCTGTCAATGTTGCCTCCACATTTGACGACAAACTTGATGTTACCGGTGTCGTCCTTACCAAAATGGATGGTGATGCCCGAGGCGGTGCGGCGCTCTCCATCAAATCCGTTACCGGTAAGTCCGTTAAGTTTGTCGGTGTGGGTGAAAAGCTTTCCGAGCTTGAACTCTTCTACCCGGACAGGGCCGCTTCAAGAATTCTCGGTATGGGGGATGTACTTTCCCTGATCGAGAAAGCCCAGTCTGTGATGGAAGAGGGAGAGGCTGAAAAGCTGACCGAGAAATTCCGCAAGGCCGAATTCGACCTTGAGGACTTCCGCACCCAGATGCGCAGAATGAAGAAGATCGGTTCCATGGGTTCGATCATGAAAATGATCCCCGGCCTCGGCGGGCTGACTAAACAGCTCGGCGATATGGAGATTCCGGATAAGGAACTGAACAGGATAGAAGCCATCATCTCGTCCATGACCATGCATGAACGCAGGCAGCCAAAGCTTATCAATCCCAGCCGCAGGCAGAGGATTGCTAAGGGTTCCGGCGTCAAGCTGGAAGAGGTCAATCAGATGCTCAAGAACTTTGAGCAGATGAGCAAGATGATGAAGAAAATGATGGGTGGCAAAGGTGGAAAGGGCAAAATGCCCAAGATGCCGAATCTGCCCGGAATGCCCGGACTTGGTGGCGGTGCAGGAATGCCGGGAATGCCCGGTATGGAAGGGTTGGAAGGTATGGAAGGAATGGGCGGAATGCCTCAGCCATCCAAGGCCAAGAGTAAGAAGACCCTTCAGGCCCGCAAAAAGAAAAAGCTTAATAAGCAAACTCGCAAGAAAAAGAAGAAATAG
- the sfsA gene encoding DNA/RNA nuclease SfsA: MSEPLIFYPQGCRRAVFLRRYKRFTVEAMLDGEVVGVHTNNTGSMLGLLREGHEIYISPAQNPKRKLKWTLEAVMPFGEMIGVNTAVPNNMLQLAFESGQLPETSGYTTIKREAKVGNSRLDGLFTDDSGKLPKLWVECKNVTLVEDDVACFPDAQTERGRKHLVELMDLAAKGDRVALFFFVQRNDGDCFGPADFIDPEYAELFYKALDVGVECWAYEAVINEQGIGIGRKLPLAACR, from the coding sequence ATGTCAGAACCGTTAATTTTTTATCCGCAGGGTTGCCGTCGTGCGGTTTTTCTCCGTCGTTACAAACGTTTTACTGTGGAAGCGATGCTCGATGGTGAAGTTGTCGGCGTGCATACCAATAATACCGGATCAATGCTTGGGTTGCTGCGTGAAGGGCATGAGATCTATATTTCCCCGGCCCAGAATCCCAAGCGCAAGCTTAAGTGGACCCTTGAAGCAGTTATGCCCTTTGGTGAAATGATCGGGGTTAATACCGCGGTGCCAAACAATATGCTGCAGCTGGCTTTTGAGTCCGGGCAGTTGCCTGAAACCAGTGGGTATACAACTATCAAACGCGAAGCGAAGGTCGGCAACAGTCGTCTTGATGGTCTATTTACTGATGATTCCGGCAAACTTCCCAAGCTTTGGGTGGAGTGCAAGAACGTTACCCTGGTCGAGGATGACGTTGCATGCTTCCCGGATGCCCAGACTGAGCGAGGCCGCAAGCATCTTGTTGAGCTTATGGATCTTGCTGCTAAGGGAGATCGGGTGGCGTTGTTTTTCTTTGTGCAGCGCAACGATGGGGATTGCTTTGGTCCCGCAGATTTTATTGATCCAGAGTATGCGGAGTTATTTTATAAGGCCCTAGATGTAGGGGTGGAGTGCTGGGCCTATGAGGCTGTTATAAATGAGCAGGGCATAGGTATTGGGCGGAAATTGCCTTTGGCCGCCTGTCGATAG
- a CDS encoding acyl-CoA thioesterase, whose protein sequence is MKPKRISESRTLMTYRVLPQDTNPAGNLHGGVLLKQLDLVAATCAMRHARKPVVTASIDRMNFLRPAYVGELINLHANVNMVGRTSMEIGVRVEAENLLTGEIRHTNSAYLTFVAMGENGKPSPVPPLVLETGVDHRRNREAMERRAVRKEERIRETASAAQNGSKE, encoded by the coding sequence ATGAAACCTAAAAGAATCAGCGAGAGCAGAACCTTAATGACCTACAGGGTACTGCCGCAAGACACCAACCCGGCAGGAAATCTGCACGGAGGAGTGCTGCTGAAACAATTGGATCTGGTCGCCGCCACCTGTGCCATGCGCCATGCGCGCAAGCCGGTGGTCACCGCATCCATCGACCGCATGAATTTCCTTCGTCCTGCTTATGTGGGGGAACTCATCAACCTTCATGCAAACGTAAATATGGTCGGCAGGACATCCATGGAAATCGGAGTCCGTGTTGAAGCTGAAAATCTTTTAACAGGTGAGATAAGGCATACCAACTCTGCCTATCTTACATTTGTCGCCATGGGGGAAAACGGCAAACCTTCCCCGGTGCCACCGCTGGTCCTTGAGACCGGGGTGGACCATAGGCGCAACAGAGAGGCCATGGAACGACGGGCTGTGCGCAAAGAAGAAAGAATACGGGAAACCGCGTCTGCGGCACAGAACGGGAGCAAGGAATAA